Sequence from the Rhodothermia bacterium genome:
AAAGTCTTGTATTCCCGCTTGCCAATTTGGCCAATTCTTCGCAATCAACTACTAAAGTCCGATAAAGATGTACGGCTGATTTATGAATGTTTTTCTATATTGGTTGTTTTTTCTTCTAGCGTAGCTTTCCGAGTATACTGCACCTTTCATTCGTCTGCGATCAAACGTTTGTTTTCTGACTGGCTCTTTGGCTGCTTGGGTATCAATTCGTTGTTATAGCGTATTTTTATCTTTTAGGAGATTAGTAATTTCATCTTCAGTCAACTTGAGCTTATTAATCAACACATTCAGATATTCATCACTTCGGTACAATGGGTAATCCGTTCCAAATACAATTCGATCAAACCCAAGCCTTCTTGTATATACTGCCAATTCATCAAAACCTTTGTTTGTCAACTTAGAAACGCCTTCCGCATCTTTGTCTAAACAAACGGCTGAAATGTCAAACGTAATACTATGTTTTGTAATTGGATGATTTGATTGAAACAACTCGATAAAGGCATCAAGTGTCTCTTTGGTTTTTTGGTTGAAACCGCCCGAAGTTCCAAAATGGGCAATTTGTAGATTTACATATTCTAATCCCGCAAGAACTGAATCAGCAAGTATTTTTACGTCTGTTTTTCCAAATTTCGGGTGTGCGTTGTCAAAGTGCATCAATATTGGTATCCGGTTGTTCGATGCATA
This genomic interval carries:
- a CDS encoding amidohydrolase family protein, with protein sequence MSPQLIALWKSMGIPFSKVEPYYSNIDTIFNATKVQSISLVSMSYVYSSEEFGGNSGNIEEKVKSENNYLASVKLKYSNKVKTFYGIDPLQEFALSEIKRCHNELKLDGIKLHHNASQVYLTESVHLKKVKAIFEYASNNRIPILMHFDNAHPKFGKTDVKILADSVLAGLEYVNLQIAHFGTSGGFNQKTKETLDAFIELFQSNHPITKHSITFDISAVCLDKDAEGVSKLTNKGFDELAVYTRRLGFDRIVFGTDYPLYRSDEYLNVLINKLKLTEDEITNLLKDKNTL